AAATTACGCAGACCATAAAATCGACCTTCTCTCcatagaaaataaagattttcctaagaaacagaaaaaagtaaaagaCTCTCTTCATTTACTTAAAGAAAACAGAGACAGAGATTTCGGGAGAAGTAAAAGAGGACAtgtaagaaataaaaaacaaggaAGAGAAACAGGAACAAGAaggataaaaataagaaagaaTAATTATGAGAGTaatgatataaataattacaatataaaaacaatatcaaaaaagaGTAGAAGAAAAGAAGCAGAGAgacagtaaaaaaataaagaaatattatataatactctttttaaaatatttataaatatatcttaTACTCTTAGTAAAATAAACCCCCCCTTATAAAATGACAAGTGAAAAACAAATTCATAAAGAAAGTCTAACAGAAGTAgtaaaatatctaaatgaggaaaataaaacaaacataGAAGAGGAAGAAGAAGTAGAAATATACagtaagaagaaaataagaCAAATGtcaaagaaaagaaaaacagAAGAAAGAACAAAAAACAACGAGAAATCtcaagaaaaaatgaaaggCGATAAATTTAAGCAAGAGAAGTTGCAAGAAATATCTGAAAAATCTAAACAAGAGAAATCTCAAGATACCCATAAGCAGGAGAAACTTACACGAAAAGAAAGAAGGAAAATGAAAGAAGAAAACAATGGAGAAGGTATGAGCTCAAAAGAATacatgaaaatatttaaagaaaatcCAGGGAGAAAAATCGAAAGAtcagataaaaatatcagcAGGCTGCATATTCCAAGTAAGAGGAAATCGGAATTCCCTAAAGCGGACGAGAAGCCTAAAAAGAGAAACTTCAAGAAAAGGTCTAAGCAAAGAAGAcgataaacaaaataaaaacatatataaGTTATATAAGAGTTATATATAAGCTATATAAGCATTATATATAAGTTATATAAGCATTATATATAAGCTATATAAGCATTATATATAAGTTATATCTATTTGATGTCGCGTTGTGATTTACGTGGCCTTATTTTATACTGTGGTATTATTTATGCCTTCTTTtacattattaaattctatAGAGACCTTTGAGTTTTATAATAGACTTTTTAtctgtaaaaataatatcgtataatttctttctttctCGTTTCGTACATATGAAAACATATCTAAATATATCTTCTTTGATTAAATCTATAGAAATgtcatgtttttttaagtaaaatattaaaatcatcaaattatcaaaatccTGAGACTTGACCATGTCGACTTtctcttcatttttaaaatttgatatcaaatttatagcagtcaaatatataaaattcctTAATTTGTAATAATCCGCACTGTCTTTATAAGTGAAAGTAGATTCGCCCACAGtacatgtttttataatttcttgaTTGGGTCtctttgtcttttttatattcctTAGATCTTCTAATAAATACTGGTAGATAAATAAGAAGTCTTCcttattttcaatattcaatttctcagacaagaaataaaaaagtataaaaatattcttgtgTCTTTTTCCATATTTCTTCATCTCCTTAAAAATTACTCTAGTGTCTATttcttgtaaatttatacattGATTTATAATCTTGACTCGACtcatttgtaaataaatatcttcTACTTCTATAAACATGAAATAAATCATCATCAACATCTCGAAATATTTCTCTGTATTCCTAAAATCCatatttatgaaatataccacaaaatataaaacatccTTGTGATTATCCTTTAAAgttatcaaatataaatacaaatatgataaattCATATctctaaataaaatattaataaattgtaTCTTGTTCTTcgaattattaattataattaataaattatctaatAAAAGATCTAAAGTGgacttatttataaatctcaGAATTATCTcattatataaatcattattataaagatcattgtatatttttacaatatcaAATGacttattaaatttcatcttgatcttatttaaaatcttatatttgtattttaaaaaattttcaatcaTGAAATCATAATCACtgaatgttttaaattgtgtggaaattgtaaaattttctaaattatcATGTAATAATTCTAAAGTATCCGATTCATCGTACGAGCCATCTGTAAAATCCAATATTTtaagtataaaaatcatcatCATAGTATCTTCGTAAATATTagtaaataaatgtattgATTCCTCAATACATCTTAAATAAATcccttttttatatttcgaACTTCCAAGTTGATAAATCAACTTGATAAGTTCAATTAATAATTCCAAATCTGAagattcaaaaattttaaaagtatcTTGAGAAAACATCAAATCTATCAAATAAACACTGTATcctaaaagaaaatctttATAATCATCAGAAAACATCTTAAAATCATaatctaataaataatatagaatTCTACAacaaaataagaaatttctATCTAACAAATTATTCtctaaataataatttagttGTTTGTAAACATCTAATAATCTATTATGACAAATCTTATTATTATCTAATAACTTAAGAATAATAGACAAATTTTCTGTAGATTGTAAAtctatcaattttttatattccttgtaaattatattgtatCCAAAATAATTCCtgaaaaaatcaatatctTCGTTATTGACTTCGCATTCTTGTAAAATGGAAATAATGTCTAAAGGATgtgtaaaattttgtatatttttctttaaccATGTCATAATATTCACATTTAGATCAATTTGATTGTATTTGATAagagtaaaattttttatattttttaccatttcaattattttatgcagaatttttttatttatagaataatttgtgagtttgtttgttttcaaaagataaaattgaatataaaaatcttcatgTTCAAATATCTGAAAAAAATctacaatattaatatcGATTATTTcatatctttttattttgctTGTTATATCTTTAATTGGAGATGTTTTTGTCTTTTCTTTCTTCAAGTGCATTTGTTTATCgaaaatgtttattaaaaaatagatgtttcagaaaaaaaacttaattcaagcagtttaaaaaataatagatgCCTTGAAAATGATACATAGTtttaataaagtaaaaCTATAACGTTTTTTTAGctacaaaaataaacattaaacattaaaattttttttacaaaaataaataaaattaaaattttttattttttttagaactCTGGAAATTGCATACCTGTTCGTAATAtcattttatatgtatttttcCCTAACTTATCTCTTATACTTTTCATTTTCtccaataatattttccttATCtcattacattttttatttccaaTTATTTGATCTTTATGAATCTCAGCCACTGTATTAAAAATCCTAGAAGCTACAATTGTATTTTCACAATATTCCAAAAGATCGATAagtgaaaatatttgtgTAGAATTTAATAAGACAATGAAACTGTTTAAAACACCCAATCCTATTTCCTGAACCAGCCTATTGAacttttcatttattttgaaatttgaCAAATTCGT
The genomic region above belongs to Vairimorpha necatrix chromosome 3, complete sequence and contains:
- a CDS encoding splicing factor 3B subunit 1 (SF3B1), producing MHLKKEKTKTSPIKDITSKIKRYEIIDINIVDFFQIFEHEDFYIQFYLLKTNKLTNYSINKKILHKIIEMVKNIKNFTLIKYNQIDLNVNIMTWLKKNIQNFTHPLDIISILQECEVNNEDIDFFRNYFGYNIIYKEYKKLIDLQSTENLSIILKLLDNNKICHNRLLDVYKQLNYYLENNLLDRNFLFCCRILYYLLDYDFKMFSDDYKDFLLGYSVYLIDLMFSQDTFKIFESSDLELLIELIKLIYQLGSSKYKKGIYLRCIEESIHLFTNIYEDTMMMIFILKILDFTDGSYDESDTLELLHDNLENFTISTQFKTFSDYDFMIENFLKYKYKILNKIKMKFNKSFDIVKIYNDLYNNDLYNEIILRFINKSTLDLLLDNLLIIINNSKNKIQFINILFRDMNLSYLYLYLITLKDNHKDVLYFVVYFINMDFRNTEKYFEMLMMIYFMFIEVEDIYLQMSRVKIINQCINLQEIDTRVIFKEMKKYGKRHKNIFILFYFLSEKLNIENKEDFLFIYQYLLEDLRNIKKTKRPNQEIIKTCTVGESTFTYKDSADYYKLRNFIYLTAINLISNFKNEEKVDMVKSQDFDNLMILIFYLKKHDISIDLIKEDIFRYVFICTKRERKKLYDIIFTDKKSIIKLKGLYRI